Proteins encoded in a region of the Streptomyces sp. NBC_00258 genome:
- a CDS encoding 6-pyruvoyl trahydropterin synthase family protein — protein MFSITVRDHLMIAHSFRGEVFGPAQRLHGATFLVDATFRRAELDDDNIVVDIGLATRELGEVVAEMNYRNLDNEPVFADTNTSTEFLAKVVADRLAERVEKGALGEGARGLAGITVTLHESHIAWASYERAL, from the coding sequence TTGTTCAGCATCACCGTCCGCGATCACCTGATGATCGCCCACAGCTTCCGCGGAGAGGTCTTCGGACCCGCGCAGCGCCTTCACGGAGCGACGTTCCTCGTGGACGCCACGTTCCGCCGCGCCGAGCTGGACGACGACAACATCGTCGTCGACATCGGACTGGCCACCAGGGAACTCGGAGAGGTGGTGGCCGAGATGAACTACCGGAACCTCGACAACGAGCCGGTGTTCGCCGACACCAACACCTCGACGGAGTTCCTGGCCAAGGTCGTCGCCGACCGTCTCGCCGAGCGCGTGGAAAAGGGCGCGCTGGGCGAGGGCGCCCGCGGCCTGGCCGGCATCACCGTCACCCTGCACGAGTCGCACATCGCCTGGGCGAGTTACGAGCGTGCCCTGTGA
- a CDS encoding zinc-dependent alcohol dehydrogenase yields MDRSARAFWLRSPGLGEIRDAELPDPAEGEVVVRTLFSGVSRGTETLVFRGGVPESQHAAMRAPFQEGDFPGPLKYGYLNVGVVEAGPTDLLGRTVFSLYPHQTRFVVPASAVTPVPETVPASRAVLAGTVETAVNALWDAAPLIGDRITVVGAGMVGASVAALLARYPAARVQLVDANPARADIAQALGVDFALPADADGDRDLVVHASATEAGLARSLELLAPEGTVLELSWYGDRKVSLPLGEAFHSRRLVIRSSQVGTVSPARSARRTYADRLAIALDLLADPALDALITGECAFEDLPETMAELAEGHTTALCHLVRYDTTPAPDRDTRPGGPNGHSEDTP; encoded by the coding sequence ATGGACCGCTCCGCCCGCGCCTTCTGGCTCCGCTCTCCCGGTCTCGGTGAGATCCGGGACGCCGAACTGCCCGACCCCGCCGAGGGCGAGGTCGTGGTGCGAACACTTTTCTCAGGGGTGAGCCGCGGAACCGAGACGCTCGTCTTCCGCGGAGGCGTGCCGGAGAGCCAGCACGCCGCCATGCGGGCGCCCTTCCAGGAAGGCGACTTCCCAGGGCCCCTCAAGTACGGGTACCTGAACGTAGGAGTGGTGGAGGCGGGGCCGACCGACCTCCTCGGGCGGACCGTCTTCTCCCTCTATCCGCACCAGACCCGGTTCGTCGTCCCGGCGAGCGCCGTCACTCCCGTGCCCGAGACCGTGCCCGCCTCGCGGGCCGTCCTCGCCGGAACAGTGGAGACCGCCGTCAACGCCCTGTGGGACGCGGCACCCCTGATCGGAGACCGGATCACCGTGGTCGGCGCCGGCATGGTCGGCGCGAGCGTCGCCGCGCTCCTCGCCCGATATCCCGCGGCCCGGGTCCAACTCGTCGACGCCAACCCGGCGCGCGCCGACATCGCACAGGCCCTGGGCGTCGACTTCGCGCTCCCGGCGGACGCCGACGGCGACCGCGACCTGGTCGTCCACGCCAGCGCCACCGAGGCCGGGCTCGCCCGTTCCCTCGAACTCCTCGCCCCGGAGGGCACCGTCCTCGAACTGAGCTGGTACGGCGACCGGAAGGTCAGCCTGCCGCTCGGCGAGGCGTTCCACTCCCGCCGCCTGGTCATACGCAGCAGCCAGGTCGGAACCGTCTCCCCGGCCAGGAGCGCCCGCCGCACCTACGCCGACCGCCTCGCCATCGCCCTCGACCTGCTCGCCGACCCCGCCCTCGACGCCCTGATCACGGGCGAATGCGCCTTCGAGGACCTGCCGGAGACGATGGCGGAACTCGCCGAGGGACACACGACGGCGCTGTGTCACCTCGTGCGGTACGACACCACTCCCGCCCCGGACCGGGACACGCGACCCGGCGGGCCCAACGGCCACTCCGAAGACACCCCGTAG
- a CDS encoding CDP-alcohol phosphatidyltransferase family protein, with protein sequence MALNNTYDARLLQQETAVGAGVQLLLLTVLGTALGMGPVGWLTGLVFALATWAVLSRALHRTRPRSFGPANRVTLGRATLVGGVTALVADSFQSPPPVTVLVALTAVALILDAVDGKVARRTGCSTALGARFDMEVDAFLILVLSVYVSTAVGPWALLIGGMRYAFVAAAKFQPWLNGTLPPSTGRKTVAALQGVLLLIAGSGILPYAVMFGVVALALGLLTWSFGRDIAWLWRTRGSAEREVAAAEVELLHREPAGAGAQ encoded by the coding sequence GTGGCCCTGAACAACACGTACGACGCGAGGCTCTTGCAGCAGGAGACGGCCGTGGGAGCGGGTGTGCAGCTTCTGTTGCTCACCGTGCTCGGCACGGCGCTCGGCATGGGGCCCGTGGGCTGGCTGACGGGACTGGTGTTCGCGCTCGCGACGTGGGCGGTGCTCTCACGCGCCCTGCATCGCACGCGGCCACGTTCCTTCGGACCCGCGAACCGCGTGACCCTGGGCCGGGCCACCCTTGTCGGCGGAGTGACCGCGCTGGTCGCGGATTCGTTCCAGAGTCCGCCGCCGGTGACGGTCCTGGTCGCGCTCACCGCGGTCGCCCTGATCCTCGACGCGGTCGACGGCAAGGTCGCCCGCCGGACGGGGTGCTCCACCGCGCTGGGCGCACGCTTCGACATGGAGGTCGACGCGTTCCTGATCCTGGTGCTCAGTGTGTACGTCTCCACGGCCGTCGGCCCCTGGGCACTCCTGATCGGCGGCATGCGCTACGCCTTCGTGGCCGCCGCGAAGTTCCAGCCGTGGCTGAACGGCACGCTGCCGCCCAGCACGGGACGCAAGACGGTGGCCGCCCTCCAGGGCGTCCTGCTGCTGATCGCGGGCTCGGGGATACTCCCGTACGCCGTGATGTTCGGCGTCGTCGCCCTCGCCCTCGGCCTGCTGACGTGGTCGTTCGGCCGTGACATCGCGTGGCTGTGGCGGACGCGGGGCTCTGCCGAGCGGGAGGTGGCGGCGGCGGAGGTGGAGCTCCTCCACCGGGAGCCGGCCGGTGCGGGCGCCCAGTAA
- a CDS encoding oxidoreductase encodes MTDATGTASGGSLTLADDLTITRMGYGAMQLAGPNVFGPPKDRDEAVAVLREAVERGITHIDTSDFYGPVVVNEIIKEALYPYPADLRIVTKVGARRGDDGSWILSRDPEDLKAQVRENLQHLGVDALDVVNLRVGSNDGGTDEEPLSEQFGALAELRKEGLIRHLGVSAVSDTQLTEAQAIAPVVTVQNLYNLANRQDDALVERCAAENIAFAAFFPLGGFSPLQSQTLTDVAARLDASPQQVALAWLLQRSATTVLIPGTSSRAHLRENIAAAELALPAAEIEELDRIGR; translated from the coding sequence ATGACGGACGCAACCGGCACGGCTTCCGGCGGATCCCTCACCCTGGCGGACGATCTGACCATCACCCGCATGGGATACGGAGCCATGCAGCTGGCGGGTCCCAACGTCTTCGGGCCGCCCAAGGACCGGGACGAGGCCGTCGCGGTACTGCGGGAGGCCGTCGAGCGGGGCATCACCCACATCGACACCAGTGACTTCTACGGGCCCGTCGTCGTCAACGAGATCATCAAGGAGGCCCTGTATCCCTACCCCGCCGACCTGCGCATCGTCACCAAGGTCGGCGCCCGCCGCGGCGACGACGGCAGCTGGATCCTGTCGCGGGACCCCGAGGACCTCAAGGCCCAGGTCCGTGAGAACCTCCAGCACCTCGGCGTGGACGCACTCGACGTGGTGAACCTGCGCGTCGGCTCGAACGACGGGGGAACGGACGAGGAGCCGCTGAGCGAGCAGTTCGGCGCACTGGCGGAGCTGCGGAAGGAGGGCCTGATCCGCCATCTCGGAGTCAGTGCCGTCTCCGACACCCAGCTGACCGAGGCACAGGCCATCGCACCGGTCGTCACCGTGCAGAACCTCTACAACCTGGCCAACCGCCAGGACGACGCCCTCGTCGAGCGGTGCGCGGCGGAGAACATCGCGTTCGCCGCGTTCTTCCCGCTCGGCGGCTTCAGTCCGCTGCAGTCGCAGACGCTGACCGACGTGGCCGCCCGCCTGGACGCCTCGCCCCAGCAGGTGGCCCTTGCCTGGCTGCTCCAGCGCTCCGCGACCACGGTCCTGATCCCCGGCACCTCGTCGCGGGCCCACCTGCGCGAGAACATCGCGGCGGCGGAACTGGCCCTGCCGGCCGCGGAGATCGAGGAGCTCGACCGGATCGGCCGCTGA
- a CDS encoding helix-turn-helix transcriptional regulator — protein MDATNALGEFLRARRALIRPEEAGIRRGGGLRRVPGLRREEVAMLAGISADYYLRLEQGRDRNPSLQVLEALADVLDLDAPATAHLIGLTQARPSQGRRSGRADASGRASRKPEPVPPGILQLIDGWPSNPAYVENRFTDVLAANPLATALSSNHSPGVNLIRAILLDESERELRRDWEDLTEAGIAALRANVGPDVDDPRLVELVGELSVRSERFRRLWGRHDVRPKQARVMRLRHPKVGDLELQSNKLAINGTDGLILKVFHAEPGSRDAELLAILGSLTATGESRDLTGSDEHQAVDEQ, from the coding sequence ATGGACGCCACGAACGCCCTCGGAGAGTTCCTGCGGGCCCGCCGCGCGCTGATACGGCCCGAGGAGGCCGGGATCCGCCGCGGCGGCGGCCTGCGGCGCGTGCCGGGACTGCGTCGCGAGGAGGTCGCGATGCTGGCCGGGATCAGCGCCGACTACTACCTGCGTCTGGAGCAGGGCCGCGACCGCAATCCGTCGCTCCAGGTCCTGGAAGCCCTGGCCGACGTCCTGGACCTCGACGCCCCCGCCACCGCGCATCTGATCGGCCTGACTCAGGCGCGCCCGTCCCAGGGTCGTCGTTCGGGCCGCGCCGACGCCAGTGGACGGGCCTCGCGGAAGCCCGAGCCCGTGCCGCCCGGCATCCTCCAGCTCATCGACGGATGGCCGAGCAATCCCGCCTACGTCGAGAACAGGTTCACCGATGTGCTCGCGGCCAACCCACTGGCCACGGCCCTGTCCTCGAACCACTCCCCCGGCGTCAATCTCATCAGGGCCATCCTTCTCGACGAGTCCGAAAGGGAACTGCGCCGGGACTGGGAGGACCTGACCGAGGCGGGGATCGCCGCCCTGCGGGCCAACGTCGGACCAGATGTCGACGATCCCCGCCTGGTGGAGCTCGTGGGCGAACTGTCCGTGCGCAGTGAGCGTTTCCGTCGTCTGTGGGGCCGTCACGACGTGCGGCCCAAGCAGGCTCGCGTCATGCGGCTGCGCCATCCGAAGGTCGGCGACCTCGAACTGCAGTCCAACAAGCTGGCCATCAACGGCACCGACGGACTGATCCTCAAGGTCTTCCACGCCGAACCGGGCAGCCGCGACGCCGAACTGCTCGCCATACTCGGGAGCTTGACGGCGACCGGCGAGAGCCGGGACCTGACCGGCTCCGACGAGCACCAGGCCGTCGACGAGCAGTGA